One Scomber scombrus chromosome 1, fScoSco1.1, whole genome shotgun sequence DNA segment encodes these proteins:
- the cdh15 gene encoding cadherin-15 yields MAVRMLMACVLGTLLCQVWGSAETQDKEDKLRPQALYPWRNQGKGMVRVKRDWIIPPIRVLENSKQVPEDLVQIKSDKIFTGEVIYKLEGPGVDQEPKNLFEIDDKSGVIRSKRPLDREKDRSFTLKAFALSPSGERLENPTTIEIVVLDQNDNRPAFTQKQFNGAVSEFSVPGTSVMSVSATDADDPMTENAHLSYSIISQESIPANTVTKTMFGINNETGAIYTRDVGLDREVVKSFRLKLQVGDMGGMGLTRDGVAIIDVSDINNNAPQFSPASYSMTAVENLKEYEVGRVNVTDKDDRGTGNWEAKYFISNDPHGNFAITTDPDTNQGVLMVVKPLDYETQKECTLILKVENINRLDKAPNLPASTATVVVSVVNENEAPHFREDPIKIVVPESVVPGTILKRDIAYDPDNSELRYEISRDPERWLDINRNTGDIIAKRTFNMRSPHVKNNIYNAVVKVTGQYADGLSTTATVVITLKETNDFPPQLFPLSGSVCRNAGRASSGLVLTAVDEDLPPHAAPFIFEMTDDASNNWTFIHVNDTHSLLQPLLELETGEYAVTVLVSDSGSPVLSAYAQVNVTVCLCDSFGDCKSEAGAIFGSSVGISFFALIIIMVCFALLLLLLLLAVAVTTCGRRHQIKKGSGLLVGDSEDDIRDNVLNYDEQGGGEEDENAFNIDLLWNPLDAPSTPGSYCPMPGVPRGKQPLRRDAPHNLPSPTYPRRPPADPTDIEDYINDGLEAADNDPNVPPYDTALIYDYEGEGSLAGSLSSIASSSSDGDQDYDYLNDWGPRFQKLANMYDPR; encoded by the exons ATGGCGGTACGGATGTTGATGGCGTGTGTGCTGGGTACTCTGCTATGTCAG GTGTGGGGCTCTGCAGAAACCCAGGACAAGGAGGACAAGCTGCGTCCTCAGGCCCTTTACCCATGGAGAAATCAAGGCAAGGGAATGGTCAGGGTGAAAAGGGACTGGATCATCCCTCCAATCAGAGTGCTGGAGAATAGCAAGCAGGTTCCAGAAGATCTCGTCCAG aTCAAATCAGACAAAATCTTCACAGGTGAGGTGATCTACAAGTTAGAAGGACCGGGGGTGGACCAGGAGCCAAAGAATTTGTTTGAGATCGATGACAAATCAGGAGTAATCAGGAGCAAGCGGCCactggacagagagaaagaccgTAGCTTCACG ctgaaaGCTTTTGCACTGTCCCCAAGTGGAGAGAGACTAGAGAATCCGACCACCATAGAGATAGTCGTGCTGGATCAGAATGACAACAGACCTGCCTTCACCCAGAAGCAGTTCAATGGTGCCGTCTCGGAGTTCTCTGTCCCAG GCACGTCAGTGATGTCAGTGTCAGCCACTGATGCAGATGACCCAATGACCGAAAATGCTCATCTGAGCTACTCTATCATCAGCCAGGAGAGCATCCCTGCCAACACTGTTACTAAGACTATGTTTGGTATCAACAACGAGACTGGAGCCATCTACACAAGAGATGTAGGCCTGGACCGAGAG GTGGTGAAAAGTTTCCGATTAAAACTGCAAGTTGGTGATATGGGGGGCATGGGGCTAACAAGAGACGGTGTGGCAATCATAGATGTATCTGACATCAACAATAACGCCCCACAGTTCAGCCCTGCTTCG TACAGTATGACAGCAGTGGAGAACTTGAAGGAATATGAGGTTGGTCGGGTGAATGTGACGGACAAAGATGATCGTGGAACAGGAAACTGGGAGGCCAAATACTTCATTTCTAATGACCCTCATGGAAACTTTGCTATCACTACAGATCCTGACACCAACCAGGGTGTTCTGATGGTGGTGAAG CCTTTGGATtatgaaacacagaaagagTGCACCCTGATTCTGAAGGTGGAAAATATCAATCGTCTAGACAAGGCTccaaacctgccagcgagcactGCTACAGTGGTGGTGTCTGTTGTGAACGAGAATGAAGCTCCACATTTCAGGGAGGACCCCATAAAGATCGTGGTCCCTGAGTCTGTGGTTCCTGGAACAATTCTCAAACGCGATATTGCCTACGACCCTGATAATTCTGAGCTGAG GTATGAAATTAGCAGAGATCCTGAGAGGTGGCTGGACATCAACAGAAATACTGGAGACATTATCGCCAAGAGAACCTTTAACATGCGATCTCCACATGTTAAAAACAATATCTACAATGCTGTGGTCAAGGTTACAGGTCAgt ATGCTGATGGTCTATCAACTACAGCCACAGTAGTCATCACACTGAAGGAGACCAATGACTTCCCACCTCAGCTTTTCCCTTTGAGTGGCTCTGTATGCAGGAATGCAGGCCGGGCGAGTTCTGGTCTGGTTCTGACTGCTGTGGATGAAGACCTTCCTCCACACGCTGCACCTTTTATCTTTGAAATGACCGATGACGCATCAAACAACTGGACTTTTATTCATGTCAACG ATACACACTCACTGCTTCAGCCGCTCTTAGAGCTGGAGACAGGAGAGTATGCAGTCACAGTGTTGGTGTCGGACTCTGGGAGTCCAGTTCTCAGTGCTTATGCTCAGGtcaatgtcactgtgtgtctctgtgactCCTTCGGCGATTGTAAATCTGAGGCGGGGGCGATCTTTGGCTCCAGTGTGGGAATCAGCTTCTTtgctctcatcatcatcatggtcTGTTTTGCCCTCCTACTGT TGCTGCTCCTCCTGGCTGTGGCGGTGACCACTTGTGGGAGACGCCACCAAATCAAGAAAGGATCCGGTCTGCTTGTTGGGGATTCAGAGGATGACATACGTGATAATGTCCTCAACTATGATGAGcaaggagggggtgaggaagaTGAG AATGCCTTCAACATCGACCTGCTGTGGAATCCCCTGGATGCTCCTTCGACCCCGGGGTCCTACTGTCCAATGCCTGGTGTTCCTCGAGGCAAGCAGCCCCTCAGGAGGGATGCCCCCCACAACCTGCCTTCCCCAACCTACCCACGGAGACCTCCTGCAGATCCTACTGACATTGAGGACTACATCAATGAT GGCCTGGAGGCCGCAGACAACGATCCTAACGTGCCTCCCTATGACACAGCCCTGATCTATGACTATGAGGGAGAGGGCTCACTGGCAGGCAGCCTCAGCTCCATTGCTTCAAGCAGCTCTGATGGAGACCAGGACTACGACTACCTCAATGACTGGGGACCACGCTTTCAGAAACTGGCCAACATGTATGATCCACGTTAA
- the spg7 gene encoding paraplegin — protein MAALLLQRRINLCRKYSRGLTWTLSRQNSHILAKKPIYSSDNVKNVLFRCSNVRKMLISKSERTLTGQPQKLIQSLLYQPLSPGMVGISRELIRNNLLRNPVGLVNLLGATNFFSTSQSKQEKNKSNGPKGKTPEENEEEKKRREQEDQMYRERLRTLFIIALIMSLLNSINTSGGNISWNDFVNEMLAKGEVSRVQVVPESDIVEIYLHPGAVIFGRPRLALMYRMQVANIDKFEEKLRAAEEELNIDAKDRIPVSYKRTGFFGNAVYALGMAAIGVAILWYIFRLAGMGGREGGFSAFNQLKMAKFTIVDGKSGKGVSFKDVAGMHEAKMEVKEFVDYLKSPERYLQLGAKVPKGALLLGPPGCGKTLLAKAVATEAQVPFLAMAGSEFVEVIGGLGAARVRSLFKEARTRAPCIVYIDEIDAVGKKRSTNMSGFSNTEEEQTLNQLLVEMDGMGTTDHVIVLASTNRADILDNALMRPGRLDRHIFIDLPTLQERKEIFEQHLKLLKLTQPANFYSLRLAELSPGFSGADIANICNEAALHAAREGYKSIDTFNFEYAVERVIAGSAKKSKILSKEEQRVVAFHESGHALVGWLLEHTEAVMKVSIAPRTNAALGFAQILPRDQYLFTKEQLFERMCMALGGRASEAITFNKVTTGAQDDLRKVTRVAYSMVKQYGMCNSVGQVSFPETEEQGAVGRRPFSQGLQQQMDHEAKMLIARAYRRTEKLLIDNRDKLTILANALLEREVVNYDDIEALLGPSPHGPKKMILPQSWVEAERDKQDTGDDEPPPPPRKHSEEDNNPQLV, from the exons ATGGCAGCGTTGTTGTTGCAGCGCCGTATTAACCTCTGTAGGAAATACAGCAGAGGTTTAACGTGGACGCTGTCGAGGCAAAACTCTCACATATTAGCAAAAAAGCCGATATATAGCAGcgataatgttaaaaatgtgctaTTCAGGTGCAGTAATGTCAGAAAGATGCTCATTTCAAAATCAGAGCGAACACTTACAGGCCAGCCACAGAAACTTATTCAG AGCCTTCTCTACCAACCATTGAGTCCTGGCATGGTGGGAATCAGCAGAGAATTAATCAGGAACAACCTGCTGAGAAATCCTGTTGGTTTGGTGAATTTATTAG GGGCAACAAACTTCTTCAGTACATCTCAGTCtaaacaagagaaaaataaaagtaatggaCCAAAGGGAAAAACTCCAGAAGAAAATGAAG AGGAGAAGAAACGTCGTGAACAGGAGGACCAGATGTACCGGGAGCGCCTGCGGACCCTGTTCATTATAGCGCTCATCATGAGCCTGCTAAACTCCATCAATACGAGTGGCGGTAACATCTCATGGAATGACTTTGTCAATGAGATGTTGGCTAAGGGAGAGGTGTCACGTGTACAAGTCGTTCCCGAGAGTGACATTGTAGAAATCTACCTTCACCCTGGAGCAGTTATCTTTGGAAGGCCT AGGCTGGCACTCATGTACAGAATGCAAGTTGCCAACATTGACAAATTTGAGGAGAAGCTGAGAGCTGCTGAAGAAGAGCTGAATATTGACGCAAAGGACAGGATACCAGTCTCCTACAAACGCACAGGATTCTTTGGGAA TGCTGTCTATGCTCTGGGAATGGCAGCCATTGGCGTGGCTATTCTCTGGTACATCTTTCGTCTGGCAGGGATGGGTGGCAGAGAGGGTGGCTTCAGTGCTTTT AATCAGCTAAAGATGGCCAAGTTCACCATTGTAGATGGCAAGTCGGGGAAAGGTGTGAGTTTCAAAGATGTAGCGGGCATGCATGAGGCAAAAATGGAAGTGAAGGAATTTGTTGACTACCTCAAG AGTCCTGAACGATACCTCCAGCTAGGAGCCAAGGTTCCCAAGGGTGCATTACTACTCGGGCCTCCAGGCTGTGGGAAGACTCTGCTGGCCAAAGCTGTAGCCACTGAAGCTCAGGTGCCATTCCTGGCAATGGCTGGCTCTGAGTTTGTGGAGGTCATTGGAG gcCTGGGTGCTGCTAGGGTGAGAAGTCTGTTCAAAGAAGCTCGTACCCGGGCGCCCTGCATCGTCTACATCGATGAGATTGACGCTGTGGGGAAGAAGCGCTCCACCAATATGTCAGGTTTCTCCAACACTGAGGAGGAGCAGACCCTGAACCAGCTGCTGGTAGAGATGGATG GAATGGGAACCACAGACCATGTGATTGTCCTTGCCTCCACTAACAGAGCAGATATTTTGGACAATGCTCTAATGAGACCAGGCCGATTGGACAGACACATATTCATAGATCTGCCCACCCTGCAG GAGCGGAAGGAGATCTTTGAGCAGCATCTGAAGCTCTTAAAGCTGACCCAGCCAGCTAATTTCTACTCATTGCGTCTGGCTGAGCTCAGCCCAGGCTTCAGTG GTGCAGACATTGCTAACATTTGTAATGAGGCTGCTCTGCATGCTGCCAGAGAGGGGTACAAGTCCATTGATACTTTCAACTTTGAGTATGCTGTGGAGAGAGTAATAGCAG gaAGTGCAAAGAAGAGTAAGATCCTAtctaaagaggagcagagagttGTTGCCTTCCATGAGTCTGGACACGCTTTAGTGGGATGGCTACTTGAGCATACAGAGGCAGTCATGAAG gtgtccATCGCACCGCGGACTAATGCAGCTCTGGGATTTGCCCAGATCTTACCTCGTGACCAGTACCTATTCACCAAGGAGCAACTATTTGAGCGAATGTGCATGGCTCTTGGAGGAAGAGCTTCTGAGGCTATCACTTTTAACAAGGTTACAACAG GAGCTCAGGATGACTTGCGTAAGGTGACACGTGTGGCCTACTCGATGGTAAAGCAGTATGGCATGTGTAACAGTGTCGGCCAGGTCTCGTTCCCAGAAACAGAGGAGCAAGGTGCTGTTGGACGTCGGCCTTTCAGCCAGGGTCTGCAGCAACAGATGGACCAC gagGCTAAGATGCTGATAGCCCGTGCCTACAGGCGCACAGAGAAGCTGCTAATAGACAACAGAGACAAACTGACAATA CTGGCCAATGCGCTGTTAGAGCGTGAGGTTGTGAACTACGATGACATTGAAGCTTTGCTGGGGCCTTCACCTCATGGGCCCAAGAAGATGATCCTCCCTCAGAGCTGGGTGGAGGCTGAGAGggacaaacaggacacaggagATGATGAACCTCCGCCACCTCCCCGCAAGCACAGTGAAGAGGACAATAATCCACAGCTGGTCTGA